A section of the Hirschia baltica ATCC 49814 genome encodes:
- a CDS encoding YccF domain-containing protein produces MALLGNIFWYFPFLGFVSAAIVWLVGMLLVLTVVGAPLGTGLVELGRFLFWPFGSRMVEAKHAGGLIAQNGLWRVWGWLVLLLWLPIGIVVAIVLVVKGVLMCLTIVGIPAGLAILKSVPTALNPVGKRRVSKIEAEEIERARFYQNRI; encoded by the coding sequence ATGGCATTATTAGGAAATATATTCTGGTATTTCCCCTTTTTGGGATTTGTGTCAGCAGCAATTGTTTGGCTTGTAGGAATGTTGTTGGTGTTGACGGTGGTGGGCGCACCATTGGGAACTGGTTTGGTCGAGTTGGGACGATTTTTATTCTGGCCATTTGGTAGTCGCATGGTGGAGGCTAAGCACGCTGGTGGGTTAATCGCTCAAAATGGCTTGTGGCGCGTTTGGGGGTGGTTGGTGCTGCTCTTATGGTTGCCTATAGGCATTGTGGTCGCAATCGTTTTAGTCGTTAAAGGCGTGCTTATGTGTTTGACGATTGTGGGTATTCCCGCTGGGTTGGCGATATTAAAATCTGTGCCCACAGCTTTAAATCCGGTGGGTAAGCGACGTGTATCAAAGATTGAAGCGGAAGAGATTGAACGCGCCCGGTTTTATCAAAATAGGATATGA